The proteins below are encoded in one region of Bremerella sp. P1:
- a CDS encoding MFS transporter has translation MSDAQVETEGPQGNRAARGIVFLTVFIDLLGFGMVLPLLPIYADQFVVDEAGWLIGLLMASFSAMQFIFAPLWGRLSDRIGRRPVLMIGLLGSVVFYSLFGVATIMQSLTLLFVSRIGAGIAGATISTAQAYIADTTTLTERPKGMALIGMAFGLGFTFGPLFGYLAVPSGTGDPGPAPGFAAAGLSLAALLLAYFKLPESLSVNSPSAAKQNLSMSGLRDALSIPSIVLLLVALFVVVFSFANFETTLSMLLKGRKGQEQPFSFTFGQVCLTYAYIGFTLALVQGGIVRRVAGKISEGVLASFGCILMTVGMLLILKATQDQSVGLLMGSLAIVVAGFGFMMPSLNSFISRRSDPDKQGGILGIGQSVNSLARIIGSGLGIPLLKLNIIAPFVISAIIMGIGLLLVIVASRSGKDFASSEA, from the coding sequence ATGTCAGATGCCCAAGTTGAAACAGAAGGTCCGCAAGGCAATCGAGCGGCCCGGGGCATTGTGTTCCTGACGGTTTTCATCGACCTGTTGGGCTTCGGCATGGTTCTGCCTTTGCTGCCGATTTATGCCGATCAGTTCGTCGTGGATGAAGCTGGCTGGCTGATCGGTTTGCTGATGGCCAGTTTCTCGGCCATGCAGTTTATTTTCGCCCCACTATGGGGAAGGCTTTCCGACCGGATCGGTCGTCGCCCGGTGTTGATGATCGGTCTGCTGGGAAGTGTTGTCTTCTACTCGCTGTTCGGCGTAGCCACGATCATGCAGTCGCTGACGCTCTTGTTTGTGTCGCGAATTGGTGCTGGTATCGCTGGGGCGACTATCTCCACAGCTCAGGCCTATATTGCCGACACAACGACCTTAACCGAGCGTCCCAAGGGGATGGCGTTGATCGGGATGGCATTCGGTCTTGGTTTTACGTTCGGCCCACTCTTTGGCTATCTGGCCGTGCCCAGTGGCACAGGCGACCCAGGGCCGGCTCCAGGGTTTGCCGCGGCGGGACTTTCCCTGGCTGCGTTGCTGTTGGCCTATTTCAAGTTGCCTGAAAGCCTTTCGGTGAATAGCCCTTCGGCGGCGAAGCAGAATCTTTCGATGTCCGGTCTGCGTGATGCTCTTTCAATCCCGTCGATTGTGTTGCTGTTGGTCGCCTTGTTTGTCGTGGTGTTCTCGTTTGCGAATTTCGAGACAACGCTCTCGATGTTGCTTAAAGGTCGTAAAGGACAAGAGCAACCGTTCTCGTTTACTTTCGGCCAGGTTTGTTTGACTTATGCCTATATCGGTTTCACGTTGGCGCTGGTCCAAGGGGGAATCGTGCGTCGAGTGGCCGGCAAGATAAGCGAAGGGGTCTTGGCATCTTTCGGCTGTATCTTGATGACCGTTGGTATGCTGCTGATTCTGAAGGCCACACAAGATCAATCCGTTGGGCTTCTGATGGGCTCGCTGGCGATCGTCGTTGCCGGCTTTGGTTTCATGATGCCGTCACTCAACTCGTTCATTTCTCGTCGCAGCGATCCGGACAAGCAGGGCGGTATTCTGGGGATTGGTCAAAGTGTGAACTCTCTGGCCCGCATCATCGGCTCAGGCCTGGGGATTCCGCTGTTGAAGCTCAACATCATTGCCCCATTTGTGATCTCAGCGATCATCATGGGGATCGGCCTACTGCTGGTGATTGTCGCTTCGAGAAGTGGAAAAGACTTCGCATCGAGCGAAGCTTAG